A window of Gloeocapsopsis sp. IPPAS B-1203 contains these coding sequences:
- a CDS encoding AAA family ATPase: MASIDQIIQREVNPFDTTTFKPGNFWQEQQDPALNVDSIHQEAITTIEYTLAQIAKDHRTRTIMLAGDSGSGKSHLLGRLKQTLNSKAFFVYIGPWADSHFIWRHTLRQTVDSLLKVPEGQQESQLLLWLKSLSIFKQRNLIDKLLGDRKAFIHKLKITCPSDMYNANEFFGVLYDLLNPELHLLACDWLRGDDLDADSLEALGVKNTIVTEDAAQNILANFGKISAQTQPIVLCFDQLDNIPRTDGFIDLQALFSVNSSIHNQSLKNFLIIISIITNTWRENKNRVQSADRVRVDDLVVLKPIKLDEAEAIWKSRLFPLHEEADELPISSIYPLKRQVLDENFPGGKTFPRNTLILGRQLFQLYKLKVIDSPPVKPHLAAFQLLWSKELKKIEKKITRIRYLSSPELIQMLREALEVLELKTHPKFLPSPTYTSYSLSCFLPSQQKQGGIVWMEDPNMSSFFYVMKGCHKALEKKHCQTLFLIRAEKLGSKTNQGYQIYKQIFKGSPHCHIVPDLTSIHYLATYHSMVNAVSSKELVIIDKIPDLKELQAFVREAQVLQNCSLLQVLGTLAEEAEPKPDRDPDLELQQVKEFLINLVTTQQLLGRNTLIQNALESFPQANELQVEPLIQQLCQENKVQILDPKAKPEAQLVCLVPNSK; this comes from the coding sequence ATGGCATCTATAGATCAAATTATCCAACGCGAAGTTAACCCCTTTGATACGACAACCTTCAAACCAGGTAACTTTTGGCAAGAACAGCAAGATCCAGCGTTGAATGTTGATTCGATTCACCAAGAAGCAATTACTACAATTGAGTATACCTTAGCTCAGATAGCAAAAGATCATCGGACGCGCACAATAATGCTTGCTGGTGATTCTGGTTCAGGTAAAAGTCATCTTTTGGGTAGGCTGAAGCAAACACTGAACTCTAAAGCCTTTTTTGTTTACATTGGTCCTTGGGCTGATAGTCATTTTATTTGGCGACACACTTTACGTCAAACAGTTGACAGTTTACTTAAAGTACCAGAAGGACAACAAGAATCACAGTTGTTGTTATGGCTAAAGAGTTTGTCGATCTTTAAACAACGTAATCTTATAGATAAATTACTAGGCGATCGCAAAGCATTTATCCACAAGTTAAAAATAACTTGTCCGTCTGATATGTACAACGCCAATGAGTTTTTTGGTGTGTTGTATGACTTACTTAATCCCGAACTACACCTACTTGCTTGTGATTGGTTACGCGGCGACGATCTTGATGCAGATAGTCTGGAAGCGCTAGGAGTCAAAAATACAATTGTTACCGAAGATGCAGCCCAGAATATTTTAGCTAATTTTGGCAAAATTTCTGCCCAAACTCAACCAATTGTTTTATGTTTTGACCAACTCGATAATATTCCACGTACAGATGGATTTATTGACTTACAAGCATTATTTAGCGTTAACTCTAGTATTCACAATCAATCATTAAAAAACTTTCTAATTATTATTAGCATTATTACGAATACATGGAGAGAAAATAAGAACCGCGTTCAATCAGCCGATAGAGTAAGAGTTGATGATTTAGTTGTCCTCAAACCCATCAAACTTGACGAAGCGGAAGCAATTTGGAAATCTCGCCTTTTTCCTTTACATGAAGAAGCTGATGAATTGCCAATCTCTTCAATCTATCCATTAAAGCGACAAGTTTTAGACGAAAATTTTCCTGGTGGCAAAACCTTTCCTAGAAATACACTAATTCTGGGACGACAATTATTTCAACTGTATAAATTAAAGGTAATTGATTCACCCCCTGTTAAACCTCATTTAGCTGCTTTTCAATTACTGTGGAGTAAAGAACTTAAGAAAATTGAAAAGAAAATTACGCGAATTCGTTATTTATCCTCGCCAGAGCTAATTCAAATGTTACGTGAAGCCTTGGAAGTTTTGGAATTAAAAACTCACCCAAAATTTTTACCTAGTCCTACTTATACCAGTTATTCCCTAAGTTGTTTTTTACCATCACAACAAAAACAAGGTGGAATTGTCTGGATGGAAGATCCCAATATGAGTAGTTTTTTTTATGTGATGAAAGGTTGTCACAAAGCTTTGGAAAAAAAACACTGTCAAACTTTGTTTCTGATTCGAGCAGAAAAACTAGGTAGCAAAACGAATCAAGGCTATCAAATCTACAAGCAAATTTTTAAAGGTTCACCTCATTGTCACATTGTACCAGATCTTACTTCGATTCACTACCTAGCTACTTACCACAGCATGGTTAATGCTGTTAGTTCTAAAGAGTTAGTTATTATAGACAAAATTCCTGATTTAAAAGAATTACAAGCCTTTGTGCGTGAGGCTCAAGTATTGCAAAATTGTAGTTTATTGCAAGTTTTAGGAACTCTTGCTGAAGAAGCAGAACCCAAGCCAGATCGAGATCCAGATCTAGAGCTACAGCAAGTAAAAGAGTTTCTCATAAACTTAGTTACAACACAGCAACTTTTAGGGCGAAATACATTAATACAAAATGCACTTGAAAGCTTTCCTCAAGCCAATGAACTACAAGTTGAACCACTCATTCAGCAGTTATGCCAAGAAAATAAAGTGCAAATTCTTGACCCTAAGGCAAAACCTGAAGCACAACTCGTTTGTTTGGTGCCTAATTCAAAATGA